A window of Christiangramia forsetii KT0803 contains these coding sequences:
- a CDS encoding helix-turn-helix domain-containing protein: MPQVQLIQETDSFINEILEKLEPTLKQLTETLKPKEPEELLTRKETAQLLKINLSTLNRWSKKGKIKRYCIENKIYYKRSEIEASLTQV, translated from the coding sequence ATGCCACAGGTACAACTAATTCAAGAAACAGACAGTTTCATCAACGAGATACTAGAAAAGCTAGAACCAACTTTAAAGCAACTCACAGAAACCCTAAAACCAAAGGAGCCGGAAGAACTCCTAACCAGAAAAGAGACTGCGCAGCTTCTTAAAATCAACCTTTCCACACTGAATAGATGGTCTAAAAAGGGAAAGATCAAACGATATTGTATTGAGAATAAAATCTACTACAAGAGAAGTGAAATAGAAGCAAGCCTTACTCAAGTTTAG
- a CDS encoding ABC transporter ATP-binding protein → MPRPKKSFETNNVNFRESFASLKFVPRFFKEIRRVNPPLFYSNVVGRILNAVLPVIMLLLGKLIIDEVVLQIEADIKDLDRLWLLVAAEFGLAIISDLLSRGISLSDALLGDQYSIDTSVKIIKKTSELNLDQLEDSEFYDKLERARQQTTGRVGLMSNILTQGEDMIVIISLLVGVVAFEPWLIILLVVSIIPTIINEIKFSGTSYSLARSWTQERRELDYLRYAGASDVTAKEVKLFGLSNYLADRFKGLSDKYYLQSKRLAKQRAGWGSFFNVIGTSAYYVAYIFIIFRTVAGIFSLGDLTFLSGSFNKLRSKLQGFFTRFTQITESALYLQDYFEFLDLTYAERDNEDKLPLPQEIKIGFEFKNIGFKYPKSESWVVRNINFQLRAGEKLAFVGENGAGKTTLIKLLLQFYEPTEGKILLDGIPIKKYDQAAYQQYFGVIFQDFVKFELTLRENIAMGEIGEISNQTRIDGAAEKSLAREVVKDLPLGYEQPLGKRFKHGKDLSGGQWQKIAIARAYMKDSEVLILDEPTSALDARAETEAFQRFIKLTLGKTAVIISHRFSTVRIADRIMVLKDGAVLEIGTHKELMQNDKLYAELFNLQAAGYQ, encoded by the coding sequence TTGCCCAGACCAAAGAAATCATTCGAGACCAATAACGTCAATTTTCGAGAGAGTTTCGCTTCTCTCAAATTTGTTCCCCGATTTTTTAAAGAAATTAGAAGAGTAAATCCTCCTTTGTTTTATTCAAATGTAGTGGGCCGTATTTTGAACGCGGTACTTCCAGTTATTATGTTGTTGCTGGGCAAATTGATCATCGATGAGGTGGTGCTCCAGATAGAAGCAGATATAAAAGATCTGGATAGATTATGGCTGTTAGTTGCGGCCGAATTTGGTCTTGCAATCATCTCTGATCTTTTGAGCAGGGGAATTAGTCTTAGCGACGCACTTCTGGGTGACCAGTATTCCATAGATACTTCGGTGAAGATCATTAAAAAGACTTCAGAATTGAATCTTGATCAGTTAGAAGATTCAGAATTCTATGATAAACTGGAAAGAGCCAGGCAGCAAACTACGGGAAGAGTGGGATTAATGTCCAATATTTTAACCCAGGGGGAAGATATGATTGTGATTATTTCTCTTCTTGTGGGAGTGGTTGCTTTTGAACCCTGGTTAATCATTCTTCTGGTCGTTTCTATTATTCCGACAATTATAAATGAAATTAAATTCAGCGGTACCAGTTATTCGCTGGCTAGAAGCTGGACCCAGGAACGCCGGGAGCTTGATTATTTGAGATATGCAGGAGCTAGCGATGTAACCGCCAAGGAGGTTAAATTATTTGGATTGTCTAATTATTTGGCAGACCGTTTTAAAGGCCTTTCAGATAAATATTATTTACAGAGTAAGAGACTCGCGAAGCAACGTGCAGGATGGGGTTCGTTTTTTAATGTAATCGGGACCTCTGCCTATTACGTCGCTTATATATTTATAATTTTTAGAACCGTTGCCGGAATTTTCAGTCTGGGAGATCTTACTTTTCTCTCCGGATCTTTTAATAAATTAAGATCTAAACTTCAGGGCTTTTTTACCCGTTTTACTCAAATTACAGAAAGCGCTCTTTATCTTCAGGACTATTTTGAGTTTCTTGACCTTACGTATGCTGAAAGAGATAATGAAGATAAACTTCCGTTGCCTCAGGAGATTAAGATCGGATTTGAATTTAAAAATATAGGCTTTAAATATCCAAAATCTGAAAGTTGGGTAGTAAGAAATATCAATTTTCAGCTAAGAGCGGGGGAAAAACTTGCTTTTGTAGGAGAGAATGGTGCCGGAAAAACCACCTTGATTAAACTTCTACTTCAATTTTATGAACCAACAGAAGGAAAAATTTTATTGGATGGAATCCCGATAAAAAAGTATGATCAGGCAGCATATCAGCAGTATTTTGGAGTGATCTTCCAGGATTTTGTGAAATTTGAACTTACCCTCAGAGAGAATATTGCCATGGGCGAAATTGGGGAGATTTCAAATCAGACCCGAATTGATGGGGCTGCAGAAAAAAGTCTTGCCCGGGAAGTGGTAAAAGACCTACCTTTAGGATATGAGCAACCACTTGGTAAGAGATTTAAACACGGGAAAGATCTTTCCGGAGGACAATGGCAAAAAATCGCTATAGCGAGAGCCTATATGAAAGATTCTGAAGTTCTAATTCTTGATGAACCAACTTCAGCTTTAGACGCAAGGGCAGAAACGGAAGCTTTTCAAAGGTTTATTAAGCTCACTCTGGGAAAAACCGCTGTGATCATCTCCCATAGATTTAGTACGGTAAGGATTGCCGATAGAATTATGGTTTTAAAGGATGGCGCTGTGCTGGAAATTGGTACCCATAAAGAACTGATGCAGAACGATAAACTCTATGCTGAACTTTTCAATCTTCAGGCGGCGGGGTATCAGTAA
- a CDS encoding STAS-like domain-containing protein, whose translation MSEGKHSGEEFRNNLLAPAFKKALEENKKVIVNLDGTAGYGTSFLEEIFGGLIRENNFDYTEVINRLEIISNEEDYLREDALEFIQDANEARNTDEATI comes from the coding sequence ATGTCCGAGGGAAAGCATTCTGGTGAAGAATTTCGCAATAATCTTCTGGCTCCTGCCTTTAAAAAAGCTCTGGAAGAAAATAAAAAAGTAATTGTCAATTTGGACGGGACTGCAGGTTATGGAACCTCCTTTCTAGAGGAAATCTTCGGGGGGTTGATCAGAGAAAACAATTTTGACTATACAGAAGTTATTAATCGTTTAGAGATAATTTCCAATGAAGAGGATTATTTGAGGGAAGATGCACTGGAATTTATACAGGACGCAAATGAAGCCCGAAATACCGATGAAGCAACTATTTAA
- a CDS encoding DNA methyltransferase gives MPLSWNEIKSRSINFSKEWEGESRERAEKDTFWNEFLNIFGISRRRVATFEKAVKKLNDNQGYIDLFWPGTLLVEHKSKGKDLDSAFSQALDYFPGLKDHELPRFIITSDFAEFKVYDLEENLEHGFPLRELTTNISLFGFLAGYEKKTFKEEDPVNIDAAYLMGRLHDRLKEIGYTDHELEIYLVRILFCLFADDTNIFERGIFQEYLDLHTKEDGSDLAAQLGYIFQVLDTPREKRLKNIHEAADQFPYVNGQLFSESLRLPSFDSEMRTMLLDACALDWGKISPAIFGSMFQAAMNPDERRDLGAHYTSEANIQKVIKPLFLDELRTEFKKVKSSSKKLKAFHDRISKLKFLDPACGCGNFLIITYRELRELELDILRELNKTGQGFLNVGDIIKVDIDQFYGIEYDEFPARIAEVAMWLMDHQMNMKLSEEFGQYFVRLPLKKSVSIRNENALRLDWKELVKPSELDFILGNPPFYGYSYQTKEQKEDLSIVFETVKGSGVLDYVAGWYIKAARYIQGSKIEVAFVSTNSISQGEQAGILWKEMFDTLNIKIHFAYRTFKWKNEARGNAAVHVVIIGFGNYDISKKTLFEHDKQGNEILTTSAKNINPYLIDGNDLIILRRSKPLAGIQEMIKGSSPTDGGNLVLTDEEKNNLLKLYPDASQFIRQYIGSREYINQNPRWCLWLKDSKPSELRKFPEILDRIKRVKDFREASRKKSTQKWSESPALFIEDRQPETNYVLIPRVSSERRKYVPMGYLPKEVIVSDSAIALPEANLFTFGILNSLMHMMWMNYTCGRLKSDFRYSNTLVYNNFPFPQEVNQNSKTEIENAAQKILDVRLEFPGNSLADLYDPLMMPRKLLKAHQRVDKAVDLAYRPQPFPDERRRIEFLFELYEELLASQEKAKKV, from the coding sequence ATGCCTTTAAGCTGGAACGAGATCAAAAGCAGATCTATAAACTTCTCTAAAGAATGGGAAGGAGAATCAAGAGAACGAGCAGAAAAAGATACATTCTGGAACGAATTTTTAAACATCTTCGGAATTAGTAGAAGAAGAGTTGCTACGTTTGAAAAAGCAGTTAAGAAGCTTAATGATAATCAAGGCTATATAGATCTGTTTTGGCCGGGCACTTTACTTGTAGAACATAAATCCAAAGGTAAAGACCTAGATAGTGCCTTTTCGCAAGCTCTGGACTATTTTCCCGGTCTAAAAGACCATGAGTTACCCCGCTTTATTATTACCTCTGATTTTGCTGAGTTCAAGGTCTACGATCTGGAAGAGAATCTCGAACATGGATTCCCCCTAAGGGAGCTTACAACAAACATTTCATTATTTGGTTTCCTTGCAGGTTATGAGAAAAAGACTTTCAAGGAAGAAGATCCGGTGAACATTGACGCAGCTTATCTCATGGGAAGACTGCATGACAGACTTAAGGAGATTGGATATACCGACCACGAATTAGAGATATACCTTGTTAGGATTTTATTTTGCTTGTTCGCTGATGACACTAACATTTTTGAGAGAGGAATCTTTCAGGAGTACCTAGACCTTCACACAAAAGAGGACGGCTCTGATTTAGCGGCGCAATTAGGATATATTTTCCAGGTTTTAGATACACCAAGAGAAAAAAGACTAAAGAACATCCACGAAGCTGCTGACCAGTTTCCCTACGTTAATGGACAACTTTTCTCGGAATCTTTGAGACTTCCTTCCTTTGACAGTGAAATGAGAACAATGTTACTCGACGCATGCGCTTTAGATTGGGGCAAAATCTCTCCTGCAATTTTCGGTTCTATGTTTCAAGCAGCCATGAATCCAGACGAAAGAAGAGACTTAGGAGCGCATTATACCTCAGAAGCCAATATTCAAAAAGTCATCAAACCACTCTTTTTAGATGAGTTAAGGACTGAGTTTAAAAAAGTCAAGAGCAGCTCTAAAAAGCTAAAGGCCTTTCATGATAGGATTTCTAAATTGAAATTTTTAGATCCTGCATGTGGTTGTGGAAACTTCCTTATCATAACCTACAGAGAGTTAAGAGAGTTGGAACTAGACATCCTAAGAGAATTGAATAAGACCGGACAAGGCTTCTTGAATGTAGGAGATATTATCAAAGTTGATATTGACCAGTTTTACGGCATTGAGTACGATGAATTTCCTGCAAGGATTGCTGAGGTAGCAATGTGGCTCATGGATCATCAAATGAACATGAAACTTTCGGAGGAGTTTGGGCAGTATTTTGTTAGGTTACCATTAAAAAAGTCTGTTTCTATCAGAAATGAAAACGCTTTGAGATTAGACTGGAAAGAACTAGTTAAACCGAGCGAACTTGATTTTATTCTTGGCAATCCTCCTTTCTACGGTTACTCTTATCAAACTAAAGAACAGAAAGAGGACTTAAGCATAGTCTTTGAGACTGTTAAGGGATCAGGTGTACTAGATTACGTCGCAGGTTGGTATATTAAAGCTGCGAGATATATTCAGGGAAGTAAAATTGAAGTAGCCTTCGTTAGTACTAATTCTATTTCACAAGGAGAACAAGCAGGAATCTTGTGGAAAGAAATGTTTGATACACTAAATATTAAAATTCACTTTGCATACAGAACCTTTAAATGGAAGAATGAAGCAAGAGGAAATGCTGCCGTACACGTTGTAATTATAGGCTTTGGCAATTATGATATTTCAAAAAAGACTCTTTTTGAACATGATAAGCAGGGAAATGAAATCCTCACTACCTCAGCAAAAAACATAAATCCATACCTGATTGATGGTAATGACTTAATCATCCTTAGAAGGTCAAAACCACTAGCTGGAATTCAGGAAATGATAAAAGGGAGTTCTCCTACAGATGGTGGAAATCTAGTCTTAACTGATGAAGAAAAAAACAATCTTTTAAAGCTTTACCCTGATGCAAGTCAATTCATTAGGCAATATATTGGTAGCAGGGAATATATAAACCAGAACCCTAGATGGTGTCTTTGGCTTAAAGACTCCAAACCATCTGAGTTGAGAAAATTTCCGGAAATATTAGACAGAATCAAGAGAGTGAAAGATTTCAGAGAAGCAAGCAGAAAGAAATCAACTCAAAAGTGGTCTGAATCTCCCGCATTATTTATTGAAGATCGCCAACCTGAGACAAATTATGTTTTGATCCCTAGAGTTTCCTCTGAAAGAAGGAAATATGTACCGATGGGATACCTACCAAAAGAAGTAATAGTTAGTGATAGTGCAATTGCTTTGCCAGAGGCTAATTTATTTACTTTTGGAATTCTTAATTCACTCATGCACATGATGTGGATGAATTATACCTGCGGACGGCTTAAGAGTGATTTTCGGTATTCAAATACTTTAGTGTATAATAACTTTCCCTTTCCACAAGAAGTTAATCAAAATAGCAAGACAGAAATTGAGAACGCAGCACAGAAGATTCTGGACGTAAGGTTAGAATTTCCGGGAAACAGTTTAGCAGATTTATACGATCCATTAATGATGCCTAGAAAGCTTCTTAAAGCACACCAGAGGGTTGATAAGGCAGTTGATTTAGCTTATAGACCTCAACCATTTCCTGACGAAAGAAGACGAATAGAGTTCTTATTTGAGCTTTATGAGGAACTGCTTGCCTCTCAAGAAAAAGCGAAAAAGGTTTGA
- the mutS gene encoding DNA mismatch repair protein MutS yields the protein MQQYNSIKLKYPDAMLLFRVGDFYETFGEDAVKAARILNIVLTNRNNGGERTELAGFPHHSLNTYLPKLVKAGQRVAICDQLEDPKMTKTIVKRGVTELVTPGVAMNDDILNSKSNNFLCAVHFGKKNLGVSFLDVSTGEFLCAQGNTEYIDKLLQNFGPSEILVQKKFKKEFNESFGKDKHCFYLDDWIFKIDYSEETLNAHFQTKSLKGFGIDHLEEGIIASGAVLYYLAETRHHRLQHINSINRIAEEQYVWMDRFTIRNLELYHSTAANAVTLLDVIDKTISPMGGRLLKRWLALPLKDAEMIEKRLQVVDFLIKNPEILANIQDQIREISDLERLISKVATQKISPREVNQLKNSLNAIIPVKELALKCNNEALKIIGDNLHSCDLLREKISESISEDAPVLIQRGGVIASGFSSELDELRGLAFSGKDYLDKMIQRETEKTGISSLKIGSNNVYGYYIEVRNTHKDKVPEEWTRKQTLVNAERYITEELKEYESKILGAEEKILHLEQELFGKLIAWMAEYIDPVQQNARLIARLDCLCSFAQQAQAENYSKPEITDSYGMDIEEGRHPVIEKQLPPGEVYVTNNLHLDREEQQIIMITGPNMSGKSAILRQTALIVLMAQMGSFVPARSAEIGLVDKIFTRVGASDNISMGESTFMVEMNETASILNNISDRSLVLLDEIGRGTSTYDGISIAWAISEYLHEHPAKPKTLFATHYHELNEMCETFERIKNFNVSVKELKDNVLFLRKLVPGGSEHSFGIHVAKMAGMPQMVLHRANKILAKLEASHSMEDSGAVLKKSAEDEMQLSFFNLDDPLLEDLKQELLGIDIDTLTPVEALMKLNEIKRMLGNNKQQ from the coding sequence ATGCAGCAATATAATAGCATCAAGCTAAAGTATCCTGATGCGATGTTGCTGTTTCGAGTAGGGGATTTCTATGAGACTTTTGGAGAAGATGCCGTAAAAGCTGCCCGAATTCTTAATATCGTTCTTACCAATCGTAATAATGGCGGAGAGCGTACAGAACTTGCCGGATTTCCGCATCATTCCTTAAACACCTATTTGCCAAAACTGGTAAAAGCAGGGCAGCGGGTTGCTATTTGCGATCAGCTGGAGGATCCTAAAATGACCAAAACTATCGTAAAGCGTGGAGTGACCGAGCTGGTGACTCCGGGTGTGGCGATGAATGATGATATTCTTAACAGTAAATCGAATAATTTTCTCTGTGCGGTTCACTTCGGAAAAAAGAACCTTGGAGTTTCGTTTTTAGATGTTTCCACCGGCGAATTTTTATGTGCCCAGGGAAACACGGAATATATAGATAAGTTGTTACAGAATTTCGGGCCTAGTGAGATCCTGGTTCAGAAGAAATTTAAAAAAGAATTTAACGAAAGCTTCGGCAAAGACAAGCATTGTTTTTACCTGGACGATTGGATTTTTAAAATAGATTATTCCGAAGAAACCTTAAACGCACATTTTCAAACCAAGTCTCTTAAAGGTTTTGGGATAGATCACCTGGAAGAAGGGATCATTGCCTCGGGCGCGGTACTTTATTACCTGGCAGAAACCAGGCATCATAGGCTTCAGCATATTAATTCGATAAACCGTATTGCGGAAGAGCAATATGTCTGGATGGATAGGTTTACCATTAGAAACCTGGAACTTTATCATTCCACCGCCGCAAATGCCGTTACGCTTTTAGATGTAATCGACAAGACGATTTCACCCATGGGCGGCCGACTATTAAAACGCTGGCTGGCTTTGCCTCTCAAAGATGCTGAAATGATCGAAAAGAGACTTCAGGTGGTTGATTTTCTGATTAAAAACCCGGAAATATTAGCAAATATTCAGGATCAGATTCGAGAGATAAGCGATCTGGAAAGACTTATCTCCAAAGTGGCTACGCAAAAAATAAGTCCGAGGGAAGTAAATCAGCTAAAGAATTCATTAAATGCGATTATTCCGGTAAAGGAGCTGGCATTAAAATGTAATAACGAAGCGTTGAAGATCATTGGTGATAATCTGCATTCCTGTGATTTGCTTCGTGAGAAGATTTCAGAAAGCATAAGCGAGGATGCTCCGGTGTTAATTCAAAGAGGCGGCGTGATCGCTTCTGGTTTTTCTTCGGAATTGGATGAACTTCGTGGCCTGGCTTTTTCCGGAAAGGATTATCTGGATAAAATGATTCAGCGAGAAACCGAGAAAACAGGTATTTCTTCCCTGAAAATTGGAAGTAATAATGTTTATGGGTACTATATAGAAGTCCGTAACACGCATAAAGATAAGGTGCCAGAAGAATGGACGCGCAAGCAAACCCTGGTGAATGCGGAAAGATATATTACGGAAGAGCTAAAGGAATACGAATCTAAGATCCTTGGAGCAGAAGAGAAGATCCTGCATTTAGAACAGGAGCTTTTCGGAAAGCTTATTGCGTGGATGGCGGAATATATAGATCCCGTACAGCAGAATGCCAGGTTGATCGCGAGATTGGATTGTTTATGTTCTTTTGCTCAACAGGCACAGGCAGAAAATTATTCAAAACCTGAGATCACAGATTCTTATGGGATGGATATTGAGGAAGGGCGGCATCCCGTTATTGAAAAACAATTGCCCCCGGGCGAGGTTTATGTGACCAATAATCTTCATTTGGATAGAGAGGAACAACAGATCATAATGATCACCGGACCAAATATGAGTGGTAAGTCGGCGATTTTAAGGCAGACGGCCCTTATCGTTTTAATGGCGCAAATGGGAAGTTTTGTGCCGGCGAGATCTGCTGAAATTGGCCTTGTAGATAAAATCTTTACCAGGGTAGGAGCCAGCGATAATATTTCCATGGGAGAATCTACTTTTATGGTGGAGATGAATGAGACGGCAAGCATCCTAAATAATATTTCAGACAGGAGCCTTGTTCTTTTAGATGAAATTGGTCGAGGAACAAGTACTTATGACGGAATTTCCATTGCCTGGGCAATCAGTGAATATTTGCATGAGCACCCCGCGAAACCAAAAACATTATTTGCTACACACTATCATGAGTTAAATGAAATGTGTGAAACTTTTGAACGGATCAAAAATTTCAATGTTTCGGTAAAAGAACTAAAAGATAATGTGCTTTTTCTTCGGAAATTAGTGCCGGGTGGTAGCGAACATAGCTTTGGAATTCATGTAGCTAAAATGGCCGGAATGCCCCAAATGGTGTTGCACAGGGCTAATAAGATCCTGGCAAAACTGGAGGCGTCGCACTCTATGGAAGATTCCGGCGCCGTATTGAAAAAATCTGCGGAAGATGAAATGCAGCTCAGTTTCTTTAACCTGGACGATCCTTTACTGGAAGACCTAAAACAGGAATTACTGGGGATAGACATTGATACCTTAACCCCTGTGGAAGCTTTAATGAAACTGAATGAGATCAAGCGGATGCTTGGCAACAATAAACAACAATAA